Proteins from a genomic interval of Chroococcidiopsis thermalis PCC 7203:
- the purS gene encoding phosphoribosylformylglycinamidine synthase subunit PurS — protein MLRKYLARIYVTLRPSVLDPAGTAVQSGLSHMGYDNVEHVRIGKYIELQLTAVDEKTATEQLNRMCDRLLANPTIENYRFDLKEVAVEMGASM, from the coding sequence GTGTTACGAAAGTATTTAGCTCGCATATATGTCACCCTACGACCCTCTGTCCTCGACCCAGCAGGAACAGCCGTCCAGTCTGGTTTGAGTCATATGGGTTACGATAACGTGGAACATGTCAGAATTGGCAAGTATATCGAGTTGCAACTGACGGCAGTAGATGAAAAAACAGCCACAGAACAGCTGAATCGGATGTGCGATCGCCTCCTGGCTAATCCGACAATTGAAAATTATCGCTTCGATTTGAAAGAAGTTGCTGTAGAGATGGGAGCATCGATGTGA
- a CDS encoding Fur family transcriptional regulator — protein sequence MKAEKAERTRSQERILHLLKNSNKAISAQDIYVELRNRNQSIGLATVYRALEALKLEGVVQVRTLASGESLYSCVQQDKHHLTCLQCGKSIPIHQCPVHELENQLNKSHKFKIFYHTLEFFGLCDRCQVSL from the coding sequence ATGAAAGCCGAGAAAGCTGAACGTACTCGCAGTCAAGAACGAATCTTGCATTTACTAAAAAACTCCAATAAAGCAATATCTGCCCAAGATATTTACGTAGAACTTCGCAATCGCAATCAAAGCATCGGTCTAGCTACAGTTTACCGTGCCTTAGAAGCATTGAAACTCGAAGGAGTCGTGCAGGTTAGAACGCTAGCTTCTGGCGAATCCCTCTACAGTTGCGTTCAGCAAGATAAACATCACCTAACATGCCTGCAATGTGGTAAATCGATTCCGATCCATCAATGTCCCGTCCACGAGTTAGAAAATCAGCTGAATAAATCGCACAAATTCAAAATTTTCTACCACACCCTAGAGTTTTTCGGCTTGTGCGATCGGTGTCAGGTTAGTTTGTAG
- a CDS encoding SPFH domain-containing protein has protein sequence MEQLFLLIVLALGGGSTLASSVKIINQGNEALVERFGSYHKKLQPGLNIVVPVLDRIVFRETIREKVLDIPPQKCITRDNVGIEVDAVVYWRIVDMEKAWYKVENLQSAMVNLVLTQIRAEMGQLELDQTFTARTQINEILLQDLDIATDPWGVKVTRVELRDIIPSKAVQESMELQMAAERRKRASILTSEGDRESAVNSAKGKAEAQVLEAEAQQKATILQAEAQQKTIIMQAQAERQQQILQAQATSEALQIIAKILQTEPHAAEALQFLIAQHYLDMGKQIGSSDSSKVMFMDPRSIPGTIEGMRSMISDGSRE, from the coding sequence ATGGAACAATTATTTTTACTGATAGTACTAGCGCTAGGTGGTGGTTCTACCCTAGCTAGCTCCGTCAAAATCATCAATCAAGGCAATGAAGCTTTGGTAGAGAGATTTGGTAGTTATCATAAAAAACTGCAGCCAGGGCTAAATATTGTCGTTCCCGTTCTCGATCGCATTGTCTTTCGCGAAACAATTCGGGAAAAAGTTTTAGATATTCCACCGCAAAAATGCATCACCCGTGACAACGTGGGAATTGAAGTCGATGCTGTGGTTTACTGGCGCATTGTCGATATGGAAAAAGCCTGGTACAAGGTAGAAAATCTCCAATCGGCAATGGTGAATTTGGTACTGACGCAAATTCGGGCGGAAATGGGACAACTGGAGTTGGATCAAACCTTTACGGCGCGAACGCAAATCAACGAAATTTTGCTCCAGGATTTAGATATTGCTACCGATCCTTGGGGCGTGAAAGTGACGCGAGTGGAATTGCGCGATATTATTCCTTCCAAAGCGGTGCAAGAGTCGATGGAACTGCAAATGGCAGCAGAACGCCGCAAACGGGCATCAATTTTGACTTCTGAAGGCGATCGCGAATCGGCAGTTAACAGTGCCAAGGGGAAAGCGGAAGCGCAGGTACTCGAAGCTGAAGCTCAACAAAAAGCCACAATTCTGCAAGCCGAGGCGCAACAGAAGACGATTATCATGCAGGCGCAAGCCGAACGCCAACAACAAATTTTGCAGGCACAAGCTACCTCTGAAGCATTGCAAATTATTGCCAAAATTTTGCAAACAGAACCTCATGCCGCTGAAGCTTTACAATTTTTAATTGCTCAACATTATTTAGACATGGGCAAGCAAATTGGCAGCAGCGACAGCAGCAAAGTCATGTTCATGGACCCGCGTAGCATTCCTGGGACGATCGAGGGTATGCGTTCTATGATCTCGGATGGGAGTAGGGAGTGA
- a CDS encoding NfeD family protein yields the protein MSINLVWLWLLIGIALCAIELVLPTAFVSFAMGVSAVVVAIAVPILPHLGLQVVVWLALSTACVLLSRRLIPAPQRHSKIRDATVAETLTEITAGKEGRVLYEGNSWRAKCADEKLSILPQQKVYVVSREGTTLIVMPESLIHH from the coding sequence ATGTCAATCAATCTTGTCTGGCTGTGGTTGCTTATCGGTATCGCTCTTTGTGCGATCGAACTCGTGCTACCTACAGCCTTTGTGAGCTTCGCAATGGGAGTTAGTGCCGTTGTCGTAGCTATAGCAGTGCCAATTTTGCCTCATCTAGGCTTGCAAGTCGTCGTATGGCTTGCTTTGTCTACAGCTTGTGTCTTGCTGTCACGACGCTTAATCCCAGCACCACAACGACATTCAAAAATTCGAGATGCTACAGTAGCGGAGACTTTAACCGAAATTACTGCGGGTAAAGAGGGACGGGTGTTATATGAAGGGAATTCTTGGCGGGCAAAATGTGCTGACGAAAAGCTCAGCATACTGCCACAACAAAAAGTCTATGTTGTCAGTCGAGAGGGAACTACGTTGATCGTGATGCCAGAAAGCCTGATTCATCATTAA